A genomic window from Photobacterium gaetbulicola Gung47 includes:
- a CDS encoding glycerate kinase GlxK (COG1929), which translates to MKIVIAPDSFKESLSAAEVCRSIKKGILQRLPACEVVCVPMADGGEGTLDALVDATQGHRQTVSVMGPLPDMQVDAEFGMLGDGETAVIEMARASGIELLSNEQRDPRLTTSFGTGQLISAALDAGAKRLIVAIGGSATNDGGVGMMQALGVRFLDKYRYPIGHGGAQLSRIADIDMAGLDPRLAKVDVVAACDVDNPLVGVRGASAIFGPQKGATPEIVEQLDSALTCYASCIAEKLGCQVVNVPGSGAAGGMGAALLAFMQAELKPGITIVSETVSLPDQLQGADWVITGEGRVDGQTLGGKTPAGVAKLAQSMGIPTVALAGSLGDGCDALRQVGIVACFSVLSKPCSLAQALASGAENLTATAFQVAGMMVNLPHRE; encoded by the coding sequence CGGATTCATTCAAAGAGAGCTTAAGTGCTGCCGAGGTGTGTCGGTCGATAAAAAAAGGCATCCTGCAGCGCCTGCCTGCCTGTGAGGTAGTCTGCGTGCCGATGGCGGATGGCGGGGAGGGCACCCTGGACGCGCTGGTAGATGCCACCCAAGGTCATCGCCAAACGGTATCGGTGATGGGGCCGTTGCCGGATATGCAGGTCGACGCCGAGTTTGGCATGCTGGGTGATGGTGAAACCGCAGTGATTGAAATGGCACGGGCATCGGGAATAGAGCTGCTAAGCAATGAGCAGCGGGATCCTCGCCTGACAACCAGTTTCGGGACTGGGCAGTTGATTTCTGCCGCGCTGGATGCCGGCGCCAAACGGTTGATTGTCGCGATTGGGGGCAGCGCAACCAATGACGGCGGGGTAGGGATGATGCAAGCACTGGGTGTCAGGTTCCTTGATAAGTACCGCTATCCCATTGGTCATGGTGGTGCCCAGTTATCCCGAATCGCAGATATTGACATGGCGGGATTGGATCCAAGGCTGGCCAAAGTGGACGTCGTCGCGGCATGTGACGTTGATAATCCATTGGTCGGCGTACGGGGAGCCTCCGCCATTTTTGGTCCGCAGAAGGGAGCCACCCCCGAGATTGTCGAGCAGCTAGACAGTGCCCTGACCTGTTATGCCAGCTGTATCGCCGAAAAACTGGGGTGTCAGGTTGTCAACGTGCCGGGCTCCGGTGCGGCTGGCGGCATGGGGGCGGCCCTGCTTGCTTTCATGCAGGCGGAGTTGAAGCCAGGGATAACCATAGTGTCCGAAACGGTTTCACTGCCAGACCAGCTTCAGGGGGCCGACTGGGTGATAACCGGTGAAGGAAGAGTGGACGGTCAAACCCTTGGTGGCAAGACCCCGGCCGGTGTCGCCAAATTAGCCCAGTCAATGGGGATCCCCACCGTCGCATTGGCCGGCTCGCTTGGCGATGGCTGTGATGCATTGCGGCAAGTGGGCATCGTCGCATGCTTTTCGGTGCTGTCCAAGCCGTGCTCGTTGGCCCAGGCGCTGGCTAGCGGAGCAGAAAACCTGACGGCAACAGCTTTTCAGGTGGCGGGGATGATGGTTAACCTTCCACACCGTGAATAG